The following are encoded together in the Pleurocapsa sp. FMAR1 genome:
- the tyrS gene encoding tyrosine--tRNA ligase, whose protein sequence is MSSSDSSKNLDWLFRGTSEIFPDRQDSDDQSENLSQCLAQSSQPLRVKLGIDPTGTDIHLGHSIPYRKLRAFQDAGHTAVVIIGDFTAQIGDPTGKSDVRRQLTPEQVKANAQSYLDQLRPILDFDTPGRLEIRYNSEWLSKLDLAQIQDLLATMTVGQMLAKEGFAERYSQEKPIFLHEFLYPLMQGYDSVAVEADVELGGTDQKFNIAVGRDLQRHFGKKTQFGLLLPILLGTDGVQKMSKSLGNYVGLQEDALSMYSKLEKTPDDLLKDYFELLTDIDLAELPDNPREAQKQLAIAVTAQFHGQDAALQAKQTAEQIVLQGNTAGGDIPEYSLSKVEFPAKLFYVLGASGLCKSSGEGRRQIQGGAVRLEGDRLSDINLTFETADDLAGKVLQVGKKKFIRLVS, encoded by the coding sequence ATGTCTTCTTCGGATTCAAGCAAAAACTTAGATTGGCTATTTAGAGGTACAAGCGAAATCTTTCCAGATCGTCAAGACTCGGACGATCAATCTGAAAATTTAAGCCAATGCCTTGCCCAGAGTTCTCAGCCATTAAGGGTTAAGCTAGGTATCGATCCTACAGGCACGGATATTCATTTAGGTCATAGTATTCCTTACCGTAAGCTGCGGGCTTTTCAAGATGCAGGACATACGGCAGTGGTTATTATTGGCGACTTTACCGCCCAGATTGGCGATCCTACGGGCAAGTCTGATGTACGCCGTCAGCTAACTCCAGAACAGGTAAAAGCCAACGCTCAAAGTTATTTAGATCAGCTACGTCCTATTTTAGATTTTGATACCCCAGGACGATTAGAAATTCGCTACAATTCCGAATGGCTTAGTAAACTAGATTTGGCTCAGATTCAAGATTTATTGGCAACTATGACCGTGGGACAAATGCTAGCCAAAGAAGGTTTTGCAGAACGCTACAGTCAAGAAAAACCTATTTTTCTCCATGAGTTTTTATATCCCTTGATGCAGGGTTATGATTCTGTAGCCGTAGAAGCTGATGTGGAGTTAGGTGGAACAGACCAAAAGTTTAATATTGCGGTGGGACGGGATTTACAAAGACATTTTGGTAAAAAAACTCAGTTTGGTTTGCTGCTGCCTATACTCTTAGGCACAGACGGGGTACAAAAAATGTCAAAATCTCTGGGTAACTATGTAGGACTGCAAGAAGATGCCCTGTCAATGTATTCTAAGCTAGAAAAAACTCCTGATGATCTGCTCAAAGATTATTTTGAACTCTTAACCGATATTGATTTGGCAGAATTACCTGATAACCCCAGGGAGGCTCAAAAGCAATTGGCGATCGCCGTTACCGCGCAATTTCATGGACAAGACGCTGCCCTACAAGCCAAGCAAACCGCAGAACAGATTGTACTTCAGGGAAATACCGCAGGTGGGGATATTCCTGAATATTCTTTGTCTAAAGTAGAGTTTCCTGCCAAATTGTTTTATGTTTTAGGTGCTAGTGGCTTATGCAAAAGTAGTGGAGAAGGAAGAAGACAGATACAGGGTGGTGCTGTTCGTTTAGAAGGCGATCGCCTTTCTGATATCAATCTTACCTTTGAAACCGCTGATGATTTGGCAGGAAAAGTGTTACAAGTAGGCAAAAAAAAGTTTATTCGCTTAGTTTCCTAA
- a CDS encoding DUF4112 domain-containing protein: protein MKTLPTKHISRVNKLRRLSKVMDNALAIPGTKIRFGLDPILGLLPGGGDTITGGLSAYIVVEAARMGLPPEVLYKMVGNILLDSFAGTIPVLGDIFDVGWKSNVKNIELLEKHLEIAEDSKSNTLFIIGLIILLTVIILGFAAITVFTVGWLWNLINN, encoded by the coding sequence ATGAAGACTCTGCCTACTAAACATATTTCACGGGTCAATAAACTGCGTCGTCTTAGCAAGGTGATGGATAATGCGCTCGCCATACCTGGAACAAAAATTCGTTTTGGTTTAGATCCGATTCTGGGCTTGCTACCTGGGGGCGGAGACACCATAACTGGAGGGCTATCAGCCTATATTGTGGTAGAGGCGGCGAGGATGGGTTTACCTCCAGAAGTTTTATATAAGATGGTGGGTAATATTCTCCTGGATTCTTTTGCAGGAACTATTCCCGTCTTAGGAGATATATTCGATGTTGGCTGGAAATCCAATGTAAAGAATATTGAGCTTTTAGAAAAACATTTAGAAATTGCTGAAGATAGTAAAAGCAATACTTTATTTATTATCGGTTTAATTATTTTACTGACAGTAATCATTCTGGGATTTGCAGCTATTACCGTCTTTACAGTCGGTTGGCTGTGGAATTTGATTAACAATTAA
- a CDS encoding FTR1 family iron permease — translation MDITAALPTFIVTLREGFEAALVVGIVMACLKKAEQTQLYRWVYLGILGGIIASVALGFLLVGLISGVETVDGIYAPVVKELLEAIFGVVAIAMLSWMLIWMTKQAKSLKGEVEGAISNALSNNGAKKAVFLLIFIAVVREGFETVLFILAKFQQDWTLPALGAIAGLTLATIMGIGLFSLGVRINIRLFFQVMGIFLLLIVGGLVMGVLKHFDAALALFSQLSADNWCIWGNDSCILGNQVWDGSSLLPDKEFPGIVFKALFGYRQTLYLGQLIAYVSFLAIIGTAYFQSLGIKLPLKKQLTTDN, via the coding sequence ATGGATATTACTGCTGCATTACCTACTTTTATTGTCACTCTGCGAGAAGGGTTTGAGGCTGCGCTGGTTGTCGGTATTGTGATGGCTTGTCTAAAAAAGGCAGAGCAAACGCAACTTTATCGCTGGGTTTATTTGGGTATTCTGGGCGGGATTATTGCTAGTGTTGCCCTTGGCTTTTTGTTAGTAGGATTGATATCTGGTGTTGAGACAGTAGATGGCATATACGCACCCGTTGTCAAGGAACTATTAGAGGCAATATTTGGAGTAGTGGCGATCGCTATGCTCAGTTGGATGCTAATCTGGATGACTAAACAGGCAAAATCTCTCAAGGGGGAAGTAGAAGGAGCAATTAGTAATGCTCTAAGCAACAATGGTGCAAAAAAAGCCGTATTTCTCTTGATTTTTATTGCTGTAGTGCGCGAAGGCTTTGAAACAGTTTTGTTTATCCTGGCAAAATTTCAGCAAGATTGGACTCTTCCTGCCCTTGGTGCGATCGCAGGTTTGACTTTAGCTACTATTATGGGTATAGGACTATTTTCTCTGGGCGTGCGGATAAATATTCGCCTTTTCTTTCAAGTAATGGGAATATTTCTACTGCTAATTGTGGGTGGTTTAGTTATGGGTGTGCTTAAGCATTTTGATGCTGCACTGGCTCTATTTTCGCAACTGTCTGCTGATAACTGGTGTATATGGGGTAATGACTCTTGTATCTTAGGCAATCAGGTATGGGATGGTTCAAGCTTATTACCAGACAAAGAGTTTCCAGGAATTGTTTTTAAGGCTCTATTTGGCTATCGACAAACGCTGTATCTTGGACAGCTTATTGCTTACGTTTCTTTCCTGGCAATTATTGGTACAGCCTATTTTCAAAGTCTAGGTATTAAATTACCTCTAAAAAAACAACTAACTACTGACAACTAA
- a CDS encoding PQQ-dependent sugar dehydrogenase → MFTIPWKSISYLGLIAILTGCNSLPVSVADSATEQTQPKTISTESFTPTPIKITLADLPQPYATNSASNSPNVIPVPDNPVLQVPPGFAVNVFADNLKDVRWMTLTPEGDVLAVQSRQNKITLLQDKNKDGVAEVNQVFADQGNGLDQPLGMSFAKDSFYVANTGEVLRFDYQPRQLKLDGTGTEITKLTPGGYNQHWTRNIVTSPDGNKLYISVGSATNVEPEELPRASVQVMNLDGSERSTYAYGLRNPVGLDFHPVTGKLYAAVNERDLLGDDLVPDYFTQVKQGGFYGWPYAYLSPDLLDPRRMQGNKSEKPDLAAKTITPDVLFQAHSAALGVQFYDQQKFPSKYHNGAFVAFRGSWNRDRGTGYKIVFVPFDKDNQPLGYYEDFLTGFLVDADAPDTFARPVGLLVMPDGSLLLAEDGNGRIYRISYVGK, encoded by the coding sequence ATGTTTACTATCCCTTGGAAAAGCATAAGTTATCTGGGACTAATTGCTATCTTAACTGGCTGTAACTCTCTGCCTGTCTCTGTTGCCGATTCTGCTACCGAACAAACACAGCCAAAAACAATCTCCACTGAATCTTTTACTCCAACTCCAATTAAAATTACGCTAGCTGATTTACCTCAGCCTTACGCCACCAATTCAGCTAGTAATTCTCCTAACGTCATTCCTGTACCAGATAATCCTGTGCTGCAAGTTCCTCCAGGATTTGCTGTTAATGTGTTTGCCGACAACTTAAAAGACGTGCGCTGGATGACTTTAACTCCTGAAGGAGATGTATTAGCGGTGCAGTCTCGACAGAATAAAATTACTCTATTGCAGGATAAAAATAAAGATGGCGTAGCCGAAGTTAATCAAGTATTTGCCGATCAAGGTAACGGTTTAGATCAACCTTTGGGAATGAGTTTTGCCAAAGATTCCTTTTATGTTGCTAATACAGGAGAAGTCTTACGCTTTGACTATCAACCCAGACAGCTAAAATTAGACGGTACAGGCACAGAAATTACTAAATTGACCCCAGGTGGCTACAATCAACACTGGACTCGCAATATAGTTACATCTCCTGATGGCAATAAGCTCTATATTTCAGTGGGTTCGGCAACTAATGTTGAGCCTGAAGAGTTACCCCGTGCTTCAGTGCAGGTAATGAATTTGGATGGTTCAGAACGTTCTACCTACGCTTATGGTTTACGTAATCCCGTTGGCTTAGATTTTCATCCAGTTACAGGCAAGCTTTATGCAGCCGTCAACGAGCGAGATTTATTGGGGGATGACTTGGTTCCAGACTATTTTACTCAAGTTAAACAAGGTGGCTTTTATGGCTGGCCTTATGCCTATCTAAGTCCCGACTTACTCGATCCTCGCCGTATGCAGGGAAATAAAAGTGAAAAACCAGATTTAGCAGCCAAAACTATTACCCCCGATGTTTTATTTCAGGCGCATTCTGCTGCTTTAGGAGTGCAGTTTTATGACCAACAAAAATTTCCCTCTAAATATCATAATGGAGCTTTTGTAGCCTTTCGTGGCTCATGGAATCGCGATCGCGGTACAGGATATAAAATTGTTTTTGTCCCCTTTGACAAAGACAATCAACCACTTGGTTACTATGAAGACTTTTTAACTGGTTTTTTAGTTGATGCCGATGCTCCTGATACCTTTGCTCGTCCCGTTGGTTTATTGGTTATGCCTGATGGCAGCTTACTTTTAGCAGAAGACGGCAATGGTCGTATTTATCGGATTAGCTATGTTGGTAAGTAA
- a CDS encoding response regulator transcription factor: MISAHISIVESNPHLRSLLGWHLQQSGYTVSQSASLQQGRDAFYKHQPALVIVDSDLPDGDGLELSHWLYEQQKSLILLLSARNTEQDIVRGLKTGADDYLTKPFGMQEFLARVEALVRRMRTTNAVPLSMECKDLKIDLAQRRVELRGNFIELTPQEFSLLYVLAQAEGNPLSRSELLQRAWPEAIDNPRTVDTHVLSLRKKIEFNPRQPHIIQTVRNVGYRFNPELIDNSVNSSETDTDITVLPASASNLTRFPSSI; this comes from the coding sequence GTGATTTCAGCACATATATCGATAGTTGAAAGCAATCCTCACTTGCGATCGCTATTAGGTTGGCATTTACAGCAGTCAGGATACACTGTCAGCCAGTCGGCTAGTCTGCAACAGGGTCGAGATGCTTTTTATAAACATCAGCCAGCATTGGTCATTGTGGATTCTGATTTGCCCGATGGAGATGGACTAGAACTATCACACTGGCTATATGAACAGCAGAAATCTCTGATTCTTTTGCTATCGGCTCGTAATACTGAACAAGATATTGTTAGGGGATTAAAAACTGGTGCTGACGACTATCTGACCAAGCCTTTTGGAATGCAGGAATTCTTGGCAAGGGTAGAAGCTTTGGTAAGAAGAATGCGCACAACTAATGCTGTTCCTTTGTCGATGGAGTGTAAAGATCTAAAAATAGATTTGGCACAACGACGGGTAGAGCTTCGAGGTAATTTTATTGAACTGACACCTCAAGAATTTAGTTTGCTCTATGTCTTAGCTCAAGCAGAAGGAAATCCTTTGAGCCGTTCGGAATTACTACAGCGTGCTTGGCCAGAAGCAATTGATAACCCTCGCACAGTGGACACTCATGTGCTTTCTCTACGCAAAAAAATCGAGTTTAATCCTCGGCAACCGCATATTATTCAGACTGTAAGAAATGTGGGCTATCGTTTTAATCCTGAATTAATTGACAATAGCGTTAATTCGTCTGAAACGGATACAGATATAACAGTGCTGCCTGCTTCTGCTTCTAACCTGACTCGTTTTCCTAGCAGCATTTAA
- a CDS encoding DUF3479 domain-containing protein encodes MKRIVLITGFESFNANLYRQAANIATARCEELEVIVSSDREITTDPNKA; translated from the coding sequence ATGAAACGGATTGTCTTGATTACGGGATTTGAATCTTTTAACGCTAACCTTTATCGTCAGGCTGCGAATATAGCTACAGCCAGGTGTGAAGAGTTAGAAGTTATAGTTTCTAGCGATCGCGAAATTACTACAGATCCTAATAAAGCATAA
- a CDS encoding MFS transporter — translation MSPKKAIGQHHNSSQKWLAMLGMCLGTLMFVLDTSAVNIAVPTLIKAFNTSFAIAQLVVVSYLLAITSLLLGAARLGDIWGRKQLYLVGLAIFTIGSLLCGLAPSIYFLIGFRVLQGLGAVFISALGPAMVTEIFPSSERGKALGIFSTVVSVGIASGPTIGGFLIDISSWRAIFFVNVPVGLLAGYVVTRFVAKSATTNKGQKSFDVAGAVIFMLTLVAFTVGMNQGQDRGWDSQIVFICGAIAVLGAIGFIVIESRIAQPIFDLGLLRNSQLALGLSTKLLVFIVLSGAVFVLPFFIEKAMGYSIQKTGLLMAASPLLGAVFSPISGILADRFGSRIISLCGLCLIAIGCYCLSTFDAQLTDWGYIARVAPFGIGIGLFQSPNNSTILGEAPQDKIGVVSGLLALSRTVGQTIGVPIMASLLVAFTAGIASGQATAIMSASKLALIGGIKATFLVATVIMSLGVVLAVVELQQYSFKKK, via the coding sequence ATGAGTCCAAAGAAAGCTATAGGTCAACATCATAATTCCAGCCAAAAATGGTTGGCAATGCTAGGTATGTGTTTGGGAACTTTAATGTTTGTTCTCGACACTAGCGCGGTTAATATTGCTGTGCCAACTTTAATCAAGGCTTTTAATACTAGTTTTGCGATCGCCCAATTAGTCGTTGTCAGTTATCTATTAGCTATCACTTCCTTACTTTTAGGTGCAGCACGTTTGGGAGATATTTGGGGCAGAAAACAACTGTACCTAGTTGGATTGGCTATTTTTACTATTGGTTCGCTGCTATGCGGTCTTGCGCCATCTATTTACTTTTTAATCGGCTTCCGAGTATTGCAGGGACTGGGGGCAGTATTTATTTCAGCTTTAGGTCCTGCTATGGTTACCGAAATTTTTCCCAGTTCAGAAAGAGGTAAAGCATTAGGCATTTTTAGTACTGTTGTTTCCGTTGGCATAGCATCAGGACCAACAATTGGTGGTTTTTTGATCGATATATCAAGCTGGCGCGCTATTTTCTTTGTCAATGTGCCAGTCGGTCTTTTAGCAGGATACGTTGTCACCCGTTTTGTGGCTAAATCAGCAACTACTAACAAAGGTCAGAAAAGTTTCGACGTGGCCGGAGCAGTCATTTTTATGCTAACTTTAGTTGCTTTTACTGTGGGTATGAATCAAGGGCAAGATCGAGGTTGGGATAGTCAGATTGTGTTTATTTGTGGCGCGATCGCAGTTTTAGGCGCGATCGGTTTTATCGTTATTGAAAGTCGTATCGCTCAACCAATATTTGACTTAGGGTTACTTCGCAATTCTCAGCTAGCGTTGGGACTGTCGACCAAGTTGCTCGTATTTATTGTACTTTCGGGCGCAGTATTTGTTTTGCCTTTCTTCATTGAAAAAGCGATGGGCTATTCTATCCAAAAAACAGGCTTGTTGATGGCAGCGTCCCCCCTTTTAGGAGCAGTTTTTTCTCCCATATCTGGAATTCTAGCGGATCGTTTTGGTTCGAGGATCATTAGTCTGTGTGGATTATGTCTCATAGCAATTGGTTGTTATTGTCTGAGTACCTTCGATGCCCAATTAACAGATTGGGGATACATTGCCCGCGTTGCTCCCTTCGGCATTGGGATAGGACTATTTCAATCTCCTAATAACAGCACCATTTTGGGAGAAGCACCCCAAGACAAAATAGGAGTTGTTTCAGGACTGCTGGCACTGTCTCGTACTGTTGGGCAAACGATAGGAGTTCCAATTATGGCTAGTCTTTTAGTTGCTTTTACGGCTGGTATAGCTTCTGGTCAGGCTACGGCAATAATGTCAGCATCTAAGTTAGCATTGATAGGCGGCATCAAGGCAACTTTTTTAGTGGCTACCGTAATCATGAGCTTGGGCGTAGTTTTAGCAGTAGTTGAGCTTCAACAGTATTCTTTTAAGAAGAAGTAG
- a CDS encoding MlaE family lipid ABC transporter permease subunit, whose protein sequence is MSLIVNLGSRITSWLERPISAVFLMGQVVIHLIHQRINFRNTLEQMVSVGPASLPIALITSIAIGMVFTIQVTREFQNFGTTQIIGGVLAIALSRELTPVLTAVVVAGRIGSAFAAELGTMKVTEQIDALYILKTDPIDYLVVPRVIACCLMLPMLTVVSFVFGIISGLIIAESLYEIPHSIFLDSVQNFMQIWDLTAALIKSVIFGAIIAVVGCNWGLTTTGGAKGVGESTTSAVVIALISIFISNFFLSWLMFQGSGSGSLG, encoded by the coding sequence ATGAGTCTAATAGTAAACTTGGGCAGCAGAATCACATCTTGGTTAGAGCGTCCAATTAGCGCAGTCTTTTTGATGGGACAAGTAGTGATTCATCTTATCCACCAGAGGATCAACTTTCGCAACACATTAGAGCAGATGGTATCTGTAGGACCTGCCTCGTTGCCCATTGCTCTAATTACCTCTATTGCGATTGGCATGGTATTTACCATTCAGGTAACGAGGGAATTTCAAAATTTTGGCACAACTCAAATAATTGGCGGGGTTTTAGCCATAGCACTTAGTAGAGAACTGACTCCCGTACTAACAGCAGTAGTTGTGGCAGGAAGAATCGGTTCGGCTTTTGCAGCCGAACTTGGAACCATGAAAGTTACAGAACAAATTGATGCTCTATATATTTTAAAAACCGATCCGATTGATTATTTAGTTGTACCTCGTGTCATTGCCTGCTGTTTAATGTTGCCGATGTTAACGGTGGTTTCTTTTGTATTCGGCATAATTAGTGGATTGATTATCGCCGAAAGTTTGTACGAAATTCCTCATTCAATTTTCCTCGATTCAGTACAGAATTTCATGCAAATTTGGGACTTGACTGCTGCGCTAATTAAATCAGTAATTTTTGGCGCAATTATTGCCGTAGTAGGCTGTAACTGGGGTCTTACTACTACAGGGGGAGCAAAAGGGGTAGGAGAATCTACAACGTCGGCAGTGGTTATAGCCTTGATTTCAATTTTTATATCTAATTTCTTTCTCTCTTGGCTAATGTTCCAAGGTTCTGGTAGCGGTTCGCTAGGCTGA